The following proteins are encoded in a genomic region of Arachis stenosperma cultivar V10309 chromosome 4, arast.V10309.gnm1.PFL2, whole genome shotgun sequence:
- the LOC130975181 gene encoding uncharacterized protein LOC130975181 encodes MERNQVAAITTSSTTQEGMDEEVEGNLEQANYIGNSPRQNHDPYSKTYNPGWRNHPNFGWGNQQDQSQDQRRICQEIQENKVFKEEVRANIKNQGETIKKLEFQVGCLAEKISKPTDGFPSDTEKNPRGEAKKVRWEDCKMVTTSGQEAEDKQSKLSKQPEDNSTEEEDRDHQEPKISQQELLKLYAPFPQLLNGAVGKRIYSRFLDLFASLHVNIPFIKAIQQMPAFIKYMKELLPMKSSIKGGQTTVMNKECSALIQPELPTKRRDPGSFHIPCAIGETMFDRALCDLGASINLLPLSLAKRLQINEIMSTDVVIRLADKTQATNRSGGKCVAKGWKILSPNKLCHPGHGRESHSPNHIGKTLPSYSQSTHRCGERGANIEDP; translated from the exons ATGGAGAGGAACCAAGTGGCAGCCATCACCACTTCATCAACAACCCAAGAAGGAATGGATGAAGAGGTAGAGGGTAATCTTGAGCAAGCCAACTACATTGGGAATTCACCTAGACAgaaccatgatccatactccaaaacctACAACCCTGGATGgaggaaccacccaaactttgggtgggggaaTCAGCAAGATCAAAGCCAAGACCAGAGAC GAATATGCCAAGAGATTCAAGAAAACAAGGTGTTCAAAGAGGAGGTGCGAGCCAATATTAAGAACCAGGGAGAGACCATCAAGAAGCTGGAATTCCAAGTGGGATGCTTAGCTGAGAAGATTTCCAAACCTACTGATGGCTTCCCAAGTGACACGGAGAAAAACCCAAGAGGAGAAGcaaagaaagtaagatgggaagaTTGCAAAATGGTCACTACAAGTGGTCAAGAGGCTGAAGACAAGCAAAGTAAACTCTCCAAACAACCTGAAGATAACTCAACAGAGGAGGAGGATagagatcaccaagaaccaAAAATCTCACAACAAGAGCTGTTGAAGCTCTATGCACCATTTCCCCAACTGCTCAATGGTGCTGTggggaagagaatatactcaagGTTCCTAGACTTGTTTGCATCTCTGCATGTAAACATACCATTCATCAAGGCCATCCAACAAATGCCTGCATTCATCAAGTATATGAAGGAACTTCTTCCCATGAAAAGCTCAATCAAAGGAGGCCAGACTACAGTGATGAATAAGGAATGCAGTGCCCTTATTCAACCTGAGTTGCCTACAAAAAGAAgagacccagggagttttcatatcccctgtgccataggagaaacaatgTTTGATAGAGCACTCTGTGATTTGggggcaagcatcaacttacTGCCCCTATCCCTAGCGAAGAGGCTGCAAATTAATGAGATAATGTCCACAGATGTAGTCATCAGACTGGCTGACAAGACTCAAGCAACCAATAGGAGTGGTGGAAAATGTGTTGCTAAAGGTTGGAAAATACTTTCTCCCAACAAACTTTGTCATCCTGGACATGGAAGAGAGTCACACTCACCCAATCATAttgggaagacccttcctagctacagccagagcactcatagatgtggaGAAAGGGGAGCTAATATTGAGGATCCATGA